ATTATTTGATAGGGGGAAGAGTAAATGCAAAAATATTTTATGTTTAAAGAATTAGGGACGAATTACCGTCGTGAGATTATTGGCGGCATAACGACCTTTTTGGCAATGGCCTATATATTAGTAGTTAACCCGCTAACATTGACACTATCAAGTGTACCGGATTTTCCAGATGCACTTCGAATGGATTATGGTGCAGTATTTGTAGCAACAGCACTAGCTGCAGCAATTGGATCCATTGTGATGGGATTACTCGGTAAGTATCCACTGGCATTAGCGCCTGGTATGGGATTGAACGCATTCTTTGCTTATACTGTTGTATTAGGAAGCGGCGTTCCGTGGCAGCATGCATTAGGTGCAGTATTCATTTCCGGCGTATTTTTCTTTTTATTAACGTTAACAGGTTTACGTGAGAAACTAATCAATGCGATTCCTATAGAGTTAAAGCATGCAGTTGGTGCAGGTATTGGTTTATATATAACGTTTATTGGATTACAGAGTGCTGGTATTGTAGTAAATAATGACGCAACTCTAGTTGGTTTAGGTGATTTGACAGCTGGACCAACATTACTAGCTATTTTCGGAATTGTTGTGACGGTAATTCTGATGACTAGAGGAATTAACGGAGCAGTATTTCTCGGAATGATTATTACTGTTATTGTAGGAATGATCTTTAACCTAATTGACACACCCGATAAAATTGTCGATACCGTTCCAAGTTTAGCACCTACATTTGGAGCAGCATTTTCTTCTTTTGGTGATAGTTCATTTTACACAATGGGGATGCTTGGAATTATCTTGACTTTACTTTTTGTTGATTTCTTTGATAATGCTGGAACACTTGTTGCAGTGGCGAATCAAGCGGGAATGATCAAAGACAATAAATTACCTCGTGCAGGCAGAGCATTACTTGCTGACTCAGTAGCAACAACCGTCGGTGCAGTACTTGGTACTTCAACGACAACATCTTATATTGAATCATCTGCTGGAGTAGCAGCGGGTGCAAGAACAGGATTTGCTTCACTCGTTACAGCAGCATTGTTTATTTTATCTTTGTTCTTCTTCCCATTATTATCAGTAGTTACAGCAGCAGTTACTGCACCAGCATTAATTATTGTTGGCGCCTTGATGGTTGGTTCATTAGGGAAAATTGAATGGACAAAATTTGAAGTAGCTGTACCAGCCTTCCTAACTATGATTGCCATGCCTT
The Neobacillus niacini DNA segment above includes these coding regions:
- a CDS encoding NCS2 family permease, which gives rise to MQKYFMFKELGTNYRREIIGGITTFLAMAYILVVNPLTLTLSSVPDFPDALRMDYGAVFVATALAAAIGSIVMGLLGKYPLALAPGMGLNAFFAYTVVLGSGVPWQHALGAVFISGVFFFLLTLTGLREKLINAIPIELKHAVGAGIGLYITFIGLQSAGIVVNNDATLVGLGDLTAGPTLLAIFGIVVTVILMTRGINGAVFLGMIITVIVGMIFNLIDTPDKIVDTVPSLAPTFGAAFSSFGDSSFYTMGMLGIILTLLFVDFFDNAGTLVAVANQAGMIKDNKLPRAGRALLADSVATTVGAVLGTSTTTSYIESSAGVAAGARTGFASLVTAALFILSLFFFPLLSVVTAAVTAPALIIVGALMVGSLGKIEWTKFEVAVPAFLTMIAMPLTYSIATGIAIGFIFYPITMIVKGRTKEIHPIMYLFFVIFILYFLFL